One genomic window of Cyanobacteria bacterium FACHB-DQ100 includes the following:
- a CDS encoding aspartate aminotransferase family protein: protein MINAQSTQFDAHFLTNSTKSLAAYHQAIVTAQEVLLHYFANQTQAYSGASPEEIASTLATVDFFPMFGRELSQVLNDVGKTVVSHSVNVSHSHCMAHLHCPPLIPALASELLINAMNQSMDSWDQSPAATLLEQQMVNELCRLFGYGAGADGIFTSGGTQSNFMGLLLARDRYASQHLNWQIQQQGLPPEANRFRILCSDASHFTIRQAAALLGLGEKSVIQIETDAEYRLCPIALERQLQQLQAEKLLPIAIVATAGTTDFGSIDPLLELAACAKRYGLWFHVDAAFGGALALSDRHRHKLAGIELADSITVDFHKLFYQPISCGAFLLKDRSHFNFIKVHADYLNPETNAVEGIPDLVTKSVQTTRRFDALKLFVSLQALGRQQFAEMIDTTLELATATAQLISTDPALELANHPAINAVVFRYYPQQNVSDQKSEGWHNRINSQIRAMLLQSGEAVIAQTKIRDRVYLKFTLLNPRTTLADIRKILDSIKQLGQVLERI, encoded by the coding sequence ATGATCAATGCTCAATCAACCCAATTTGATGCTCACTTCCTGACCAATTCGACGAAGAGCCTAGCGGCTTATCATCAAGCGATCGTAACCGCACAGGAAGTGTTGCTGCACTATTTTGCCAATCAAACTCAAGCTTACAGCGGAGCGTCTCCCGAAGAAATTGCATCAACCTTAGCAACGGTTGATTTCTTCCCAATGTTTGGACGAGAGCTATCTCAAGTTCTAAACGATGTTGGCAAAACTGTTGTCAGCCATTCGGTTAACGTCTCTCATTCCCATTGCATGGCTCATTTGCATTGTCCGCCGCTCATTCCTGCGTTGGCATCTGAGTTGCTGATTAATGCCATGAACCAATCGATGGATTCTTGGGATCAAAGCCCAGCAGCGACTCTGTTAGAACAACAGATGGTGAATGAGTTGTGTCGCTTATTCGGTTATGGTGCAGGTGCAGATGGGATTTTTACCAGTGGGGGGACACAATCGAACTTTATGGGATTGCTGCTGGCTCGTGATCGTTATGCAAGCCAACACTTGAATTGGCAAATTCAGCAACAAGGTCTACCACCAGAAGCCAATCGCTTTCGGATTCTCTGCTCGGATGCGTCACATTTTACAATTCGGCAAGCGGCTGCTTTGTTGGGATTAGGGGAGAAATCTGTTATTCAAATCGAAACGGATGCAGAGTATCGCTTGTGTCCGATTGCACTTGAGCGCCAATTGCAACAGCTTCAGGCGGAGAAATTGTTGCCGATCGCGATTGTCGCAACGGCTGGAACAACAGATTTTGGTAGTATTGATCCACTGCTAGAATTAGCAGCTTGCGCGAAACGATATGGGCTTTGGTTCCATGTGGATGCTGCTTTTGGTGGTGCTTTGGCGCTCAGCGATCGCCATCGGCATAAGCTTGCTGGAATTGAGTTAGCAGATTCGATCACGGTAGACTTTCACAAGCTGTTTTATCAACCGATTAGCTGTGGTGCGTTTCTGCTCAAAGATCGATCGCACTTCAATTTCATCAAGGTTCACGCAGACTATCTCAACCCAGAAACAAATGCTGTTGAGGGAATTCCTGACCTCGTGACGAAATCCGTACAGACAACACGGCGGTTTGACGCCCTGAAATTGTTCGTCTCTCTGCAAGCCTTAGGACGGCAACAATTTGCAGAAATGATTGATACAACGTTGGAGTTAGCAACAGCAACAGCACAGTTGATTAGTACAGATCCAGCATTGGAATTAGCTAATCATCCCGCGATCAATGCAGTTGTGTTCCGCTACTATCCTCAGCAGAATGTTTCAGATCAAAAATCAGAAGGTTGGCATAACCGCATTAATAGCCAGATTCGAGCCATGCTGCTGCAATCTGGAGAAGCGGTGATTGCCCAAACGAAGATTCGCGATCGCGTTTATCTCAAATTTACTCTGCTCAATCCTCGCACGACCCTAGCAGACATTCGCAAAATCCTAGACTCGATTAAACAGTTAGGTCAAGTATTGGAGAGAATTTAA
- the katG gene encoding catalase/peroxidase HPI, whose protein sequence is MSSASGCPFTGGGQKPKVRHMPTNREWWPHYLNLSVLHQHSPQSNPMGEEFNYAEEFKTLDLAALRADIYELMTTSQDWWPADYGHYGPLFIRMAWHSAGTYRMGDGRGGAGSGSQRFEPLNSWPDNANLDKARMLLWPIKQKYGKKISWADLMIFAGNCALESMGFKTIGFAGGRVDVWQPEEDIYWGSEKAWLGNERYEEDRVLLNPLAAVQMGLIYVNPEGPDGEPDPIGSGRDIRETFGRMAMNDEETVALTAGGHTFGKCHGAGEATHVGADPGGATIIDQGLGWKNAFNTGVGVDAITSGIEGAWTPTPTQWDNSYLETLFKYDWELTKSPAGAWQWKPKGDAGAGTVPDAHDPSKRHAPMMTTADMAMKMDPIYNQIAQRYHDNPDEFADQFAKAWFKLTHRDMGPRSRYLGPEVPQEEFLWQDPIPAVDHDLIDEQDIAALKAKILAAGLSVSQLVSTAWASASTFRCSDMRGGANGARIRLAPQKDWEVNQPEQLATVLETLEGIQQEFNRSQSSGKRVSFADLIVLGGCAGVEQAAKTAGYDVTVPFKPGRTDALQEKTDVESFAPLEPTADGFRNYTSGKHSESLEELLVDRAQLLSLTAPQMTVLVGGLRVLGANFGGSKHGVFTHRPETLTHDFFVNLLDLGTTWKATSEDEYEFEGSDRKTGEQKWTATRVDLIFGSNSQLRALAEVYGAEDSQPKFVQDFVAVWDKVMNLDRYDLRAVSAKSSARGF, encoded by the coding sequence ATGAGCAGCGCAAGCGGATGCCCGTTTACGGGCGGAGGTCAGAAACCTAAGGTTCGCCATATGCCGACAAACCGAGAGTGGTGGCCGCATTATTTGAATCTGAGCGTCCTCCACCAGCACTCACCCCAATCCAATCCTATGGGTGAGGAATTCAACTATGCTGAAGAGTTCAAGACGCTCGACTTAGCTGCCCTCAGGGCAGATATCTATGAGTTGATGACCACCTCTCAGGACTGGTGGCCAGCCGACTATGGCCATTATGGTCCGCTCTTCATCCGAATGGCGTGGCACAGCGCCGGCACGTATCGTATGGGCGATGGTCGCGGCGGTGCAGGCTCGGGTAGCCAACGGTTTGAGCCCCTCAACAGTTGGCCCGACAATGCCAACCTCGACAAAGCACGCATGTTGCTTTGGCCCATCAAGCAGAAATACGGTAAGAAAATCTCTTGGGCGGACCTCATGATCTTCGCTGGCAACTGTGCCCTCGAGTCGATGGGCTTCAAGACAATCGGCTTTGCCGGCGGGCGGGTGGATGTCTGGCAGCCGGAGGAGGACATTTACTGGGGTTCTGAGAAAGCCTGGCTTGGCAATGAGCGTTACGAAGAAGATCGAGTGCTGCTGAATCCCCTCGCTGCCGTTCAGATGGGTCTGATCTACGTGAACCCAGAAGGACCAGACGGTGAGCCTGATCCGATCGGTTCAGGGCGCGATATTCGCGAGACCTTTGGTCGGATGGCGATGAACGATGAGGAGACCGTCGCACTCACCGCCGGCGGGCATACCTTTGGCAAATGTCACGGTGCGGGTGAAGCGACGCACGTCGGGGCTGACCCTGGGGGTGCCACCATCATCGATCAGGGTCTCGGCTGGAAGAACGCCTTCAACACGGGTGTCGGCGTCGATGCGATCACCAGCGGGATCGAAGGCGCATGGACTCCCACACCAACACAGTGGGACAACAGCTATCTCGAAACCCTGTTCAAATATGACTGGGAGCTGACCAAGAGTCCTGCTGGCGCGTGGCAGTGGAAACCCAAGGGCGACGCTGGTGCGGGTACGGTACCCGACGCGCACGATCCGTCGAAACGGCACGCCCCGATGATGACCACGGCGGACATGGCCATGAAGATGGACCCTATCTACAACCAGATTGCGCAGCGCTATCACGATAACCCGGATGAGTTTGCAGATCAGTTCGCCAAGGCGTGGTTCAAGCTAACGCACCGAGACATGGGACCGCGATCGCGCTATCTCGGTCCGGAGGTTCCCCAGGAAGAGTTCTTGTGGCAAGATCCCATCCCCGCCGTGGATCATGACTTGATTGATGAGCAGGACATCGCCGCTCTCAAGGCCAAGATTCTTGCTGCAGGGCTGTCTGTCTCCCAACTGGTTTCGACCGCTTGGGCGTCGGCGTCAACGTTCCGCTGCTCCGACATGCGCGGTGGAGCAAACGGGGCACGCATTCGTCTCGCACCCCAGAAAGATTGGGAAGTCAACCAGCCAGAGCAGTTGGCAACAGTGCTGGAAACCCTAGAGGGAATCCAACAGGAGTTCAACCGCTCGCAGTCTAGCGGAAAGCGGGTTTCGTTCGCTGACCTGATTGTTCTGGGCGGATGCGCAGGCGTTGAACAGGCGGCGAAGACTGCTGGATACGATGTGACGGTTCCCTTTAAGCCGGGACGTACGGATGCATTGCAGGAGAAAACGGATGTTGAGTCTTTTGCCCCGCTTGAGCCGACGGCGGACGGGTTCCGCAACTACACGAGCGGCAAACACAGCGAATCGCTTGAGGAACTGCTGGTCGATCGGGCGCAATTGCTGTCCCTGACAGCCCCCCAGATGACGGTTCTCGTAGGCGGCTTGCGTGTCCTAGGTGCGAACTTTGGCGGGTCTAAACACGGCGTCTTCACCCATCGACCGGAGACGTTAACCCATGACTTCTTCGTGAACCTGCTGGACTTGGGCACGACATGGAAGGCGACCTCTGAAGATGAATACGAGTTTGAGGGGAGCGATCGCAAAACGGGTGAACAGAAGTGGACGGCTACTCGTGTTGACCTCATTTTCGGCTCAAACTCTCAACTGCGTGCCCTCGCGGAAGTCTACGGAGCTGAGGACTCGCAGCCGAAATTTGTGCAGGACTTTGTGGCAGTGTGGGACAAGGTGATGAACCTCGATCGCTATGACCTTCGCGCAGTCTCGGCGAAAAGCTCTGCAAGGGGTTTCTAA
- a CDS encoding aspartate aminotransferase family protein, which translates to MVSLSSSAPSILESGFQDGHAAPGAQNITLPGPLSKRYLDRQQQRESNARSYPRRIHLAIREAKGIYIKDVDGNLYFDCLAGAGSLALGHNHPAVLAAMREALDTNLPLHTLDLTTPIKDTFVEELFASLPGEFARKAKIQFCGPSGADAVEAALKLVKTATGRRSVLSFQGGYHGMTHGALSLTGNLKAKQAVSGLMPDVHFLPYPYAYRCPFGLGGEAGHHMSSHYIESLLDDPESGIVSPAAMILEIVQGEGGVIPAPDEWLRQIRSLTRDRNIPLIVDEIQSGLGRTGKLYAFEHSGIMPDVLLLSKAIGGSLPLSVVLYDEALDQWAPGAHAGTFRGNQLAMAAGTATLRYIVENRLSDHATKMGDRLMAHLRQIQSDFPCLGEVRGRGLMVGVEIVNPAIAANRCGSYPAYSQLASCIQAECLRRGLIIEIGGRHSSVIRFLPPLIVTAEQIDSISEIFERGVKAAVEQFL; encoded by the coding sequence ATGGTGTCGCTTTCATCTTCAGCACCCAGTATCTTAGAATCCGGTTTTCAAGACGGACATGCTGCACCTGGCGCACAAAACATTACCCTACCCGGGCCGCTTTCAAAACGCTATCTCGATCGACAACAACAACGAGAATCGAACGCTAGAAGTTATCCTCGTCGGATTCATTTAGCCATTCGCGAAGCGAAAGGAATTTACATCAAGGATGTCGATGGCAATCTCTATTTTGACTGCTTAGCGGGCGCTGGCAGCTTGGCGCTTGGTCATAATCACCCTGCTGTACTGGCAGCAATGCGAGAGGCTTTAGATACCAATCTGCCCTTGCATACCCTGGATCTCACGACTCCCATCAAAGATACCTTCGTCGAAGAACTGTTTGCGAGTTTGCCAGGTGAATTTGCTCGGAAGGCGAAGATCCAGTTCTGTGGCCCCTCTGGGGCAGATGCTGTTGAAGCTGCGCTCAAACTCGTAAAAACTGCAACTGGACGGCGCAGCGTGTTGTCATTCCAAGGTGGCTATCATGGCATGACGCATGGCGCTTTAAGTCTGACCGGAAATCTGAAGGCTAAACAAGCAGTATCAGGACTAATGCCAGACGTGCATTTTCTGCCTTATCCCTATGCCTATCGCTGTCCGTTTGGGTTAGGTGGAGAGGCAGGACATCATATGAGTAGTCACTATATTGAATCACTGTTAGATGATCCAGAAAGTGGTATTGTGTCACCTGCGGCAATGATTTTAGAAATCGTGCAGGGTGAAGGTGGCGTGATTCCGGCTCCAGATGAATGGCTTCGTCAAATTCGCAGTCTGACTCGCGATCGCAATATTCCACTCATTGTTGATGAGATTCAATCTGGGTTAGGTCGGACAGGTAAGCTTTATGCCTTTGAGCATTCTGGAATCATGCCAGATGTGTTGTTATTGTCGAAAGCGATCGGGGGAAGTTTGCCCTTGTCGGTTGTGTTGTATGATGAAGCGTTAGATCAATGGGCGCCGGGCGCTCATGCTGGTACGTTCCGAGGAAATCAGCTAGCGATGGCAGCCGGAACTGCAACTTTACGGTACATCGTAGAGAATCGTCTGTCAGACCATGCTACTAAAATGGGCGATCGCTTGATGGCACACTTGCGTCAAATTCAGTCTGATTTCCCCTGCCTAGGTGAAGTGCGGGGACGAGGATTGATGGTTGGAGTTGAGATTGTAAATCCAGCGATCGCGGCGAATCGGTGCGGTAGCTATCCTGCATATTCTCAACTTGCGAGTTGCATTCAAGCTGAATGTTTGCGCCGAGGTCTAATCATCGAGATTGGAGGACGGCACAGTAGCGTGATCCGCTTTTTGCCGCCGTTAATTGTCACTGCCGAGCAGATTGACAGCATTAGTGAGATTTTCGAGCGGGGCGTAAAAGCAGCCGTAGAACAATTCCTGTAA
- a CDS encoding sucrase ferredoxin, whose product MNSFFCAEESQGAGEDLIGSAVAAEIYVLIECPPPWSANAFDSKQVPTNLRTLVQELKQDQRSIRPLLIYRDRSKQEHRTSVLIFRQQAGLSEGYSKQEFQVSSLDAVAPLVTEVLSNGDVHNEPVEIQTKDILVCTHGSYDKCCAKYGQSFYRQAISTVAGLALNSEVRLWQASHIGGHRFAPTAIAFPDGRYYGRLNQETLTAILTRSGDIQCFNQVYRGWGVLPWAAQVVERELLLKHGWEWFDYQVTGRVIDHNEDESHNRVELTFARLDDPEGGTASQHSLETYQADVIENANQALQLRGSCGSTDTYKMSQYMVQNLVRLSYSNIG is encoded by the coding sequence ATGAACAGCTTCTTTTGTGCCGAGGAGTCCCAGGGCGCGGGTGAGGATTTAATCGGCTCTGCTGTAGCTGCTGAAATCTACGTTCTTATAGAGTGTCCTCCGCCTTGGTCAGCGAATGCTTTTGATTCCAAACAAGTTCCCACCAATTTGCGAACTTTGGTTCAAGAACTGAAGCAAGATCAACGGTCGATTAGACCGTTGCTGATTTACCGCGATCGATCAAAGCAAGAACACCGCACCAGCGTCCTGATTTTTCGTCAGCAAGCGGGGCTTTCAGAAGGGTATAGTAAGCAAGAGTTCCAGGTTTCTAGCCTTGATGCAGTAGCGCCGCTCGTAACAGAAGTTTTGTCTAACGGAGACGTGCACAATGAACCTGTAGAAATCCAAACTAAGGACATTCTCGTTTGCACACATGGCAGTTACGATAAATGCTGTGCGAAGTATGGTCAGTCGTTTTATCGCCAAGCGATCTCGACTGTTGCTGGTTTGGCACTCAATTCGGAAGTGCGACTTTGGCAAGCGAGTCATATCGGCGGACATCGTTTTGCGCCTACCGCGATCGCGTTTCCGGATGGCAGATACTACGGCAGGCTCAATCAAGAAACGCTGACGGCAATTCTGACGCGGAGTGGTGACATCCAATGCTTCAACCAAGTTTACCGAGGTTGGGGCGTTCTTCCTTGGGCAGCGCAAGTGGTAGAGCGGGAATTGCTGCTGAAACACGGGTGGGAGTGGTTTGACTATCAAGTAACGGGTCGAGTCATTGATCACAACGAGGACGAAAGCCATAATCGAGTTGAACTAACGTTTGCAAGACTCGATGATCCCGAAGGGGGAACTGCTTCGCAGCACAGCTTAGAAACGTATCAAGCGGATGTGATTGAAAATGCGAATCAAGCATTGCAGTTGCGGGGTAGCTGTGGCAGCACAGACACCTACAAGATGTCGCAATACATGGTTCAAAATCTCGTCAGGCTTTCCTACTCGAACATCGGTTGA
- a CDS encoding tyrosine-type recombinase/integrase gives MAFQKGENPHHPLPGSVLTVEPIRDKKAIDRIKKMLRDQPRDLCLFVLGINTAFRANELLSLTMGQVRLLQPGDVLRVKQSKTGKFRSVTVNGAVVKAISQYLAGSSLPDEAFVFQGKRGCLTVPTVSTMVKTWCQHVGLKGKYGSHSLRKTWGYWQRLERGTAIPLLMEAFGHATQQQTLAYLGIQAEEIAQIYGLEL, from the coding sequence ATGGCGTTCCAGAAAGGTGAAAATCCTCATCACCCGCTCCCCGGATCAGTACTCACGGTTGAACCGATTCGAGATAAGAAGGCGATCGACCGAATTAAAAAAATGCTCCGTGACCAGCCACGGGATCTTTGTCTGTTTGTGCTGGGTATCAATACTGCCTTCCGTGCCAATGAATTGCTCTCGCTCACGATGGGTCAGGTGCGCCTACTTCAACCCGGTGATGTGCTGCGGGTCAAGCAAAGCAAGACCGGGAAGTTTCGGAGTGTGACGGTGAATGGGGCAGTGGTTAAGGCAATCTCACAATATCTTGCAGGCTCTTCCCTTCCCGATGAGGCGTTCGTGTTTCAGGGTAAGCGCGGCTGCCTGACAGTTCCTACCGTGAGCACGATGGTGAAAACGTGGTGTCAGCATGTGGGATTGAAGGGCAAGTATGGCAGCCACAGCTTGCGTAAGACTTGGGGGTATTGGCAGCGACTAGAGCGTGGGACTGCCATTCCGCTGCTGATGGAAGCCTTTGGACATGCCACACAGCAGCAGACGTTGGCGTATCTGGGAATTCAAGCCGAGGAGATTGCTCAGATTTATGGACTGGAACTATAG
- a CDS encoding TonB-dependent siderophore receptor, protein MLKAQSFACLGVAGLASVLIAQSAWAEATQITAVQVKPTSNGVELFLESTSSQPLQVFTTRDRQTLIADIANAQLSEGKAFRQDNPADGIASISVTPFGANTVRVTIVGKAGLPSAQVVQNTQRLVLSVTAPSTAATAPLSPSAPTLNSAQTNSNAATQPAQPEQAADGEEKVSQSTSSAPAGSVTQSEEESADEEEVVVTGDQESGYRAPSAATATRTDTPLRDLPQSIQVIPQQVIQDQQVTRIGDAVRNVSGVTVLQGYGGSTDRYTIRGLEASSNLRNGFRDDGFLAFTDPANIERIEVLKGPASVLYGQFEPGGVVNYVTKKPLSNPYYSGELRIGSYNFYRPSIDVSGPLTPDKSVLYRLNLAYENAGSFRDFVNNEVFVAAPVLTFKLGNATNLALEYEYIKIDRTFDRGFPSEPEIFRLPIRRFLGEPSDRYRLTANKPSLTLEHQFSPNLRLRSAFTAQIFDADRSNAQARTFRLQPDRETLRRRYTVSEEKAEDFGLQTDLISNFNTGSVRHELLAGIELSRNTYDAVLRRTEFTPINIFNPVYGSPIPTDLDTVFDNDRRSDTLGIYLQDQIALLPNLKLLVGGRLDLIDFENEDRLIDTTSSRNYTAFSPRVGIVYQPIEPVSLYASFSQSFKPNALAVTSSGGLLEPERGTQYEVGVKSELLGGRLSATLAAYSITKTNVATTDPNDIDFSIAAGEIKSRGIELDVVGRLAPGWNVIASYAYNDAFVSKDNSLPVGSRLVNAPQHSASLWTTYEIQSGSLKGLGFGGGIFFVGDREAELPNTIELPSFVRGDATIFYRRNNYRAAINFKNLFGTRYYEAQGSLVYPGSPFTVVGSLSVEF, encoded by the coding sequence ATGTTGAAAGCGCAGTCATTTGCTTGTTTGGGCGTTGCAGGTCTAGCATCGGTTTTGATAGCTCAGTCGGCTTGGGCTGAGGCTACACAAATTACAGCCGTGCAAGTCAAACCAACATCTAACGGGGTTGAACTCTTTTTAGAGAGCACAAGCAGCCAACCACTCCAAGTTTTTACAACCCGCGATCGTCAAACATTGATCGCAGACATTGCTAACGCGCAATTGTCGGAGGGTAAAGCGTTTCGCCAAGATAACCCAGCCGATGGAATCGCTAGTATCTCCGTAACACCTTTCGGTGCCAACACGGTGCGAGTCACGATCGTCGGCAAAGCAGGGCTGCCTTCCGCCCAAGTTGTTCAAAATACGCAAAGACTCGTTCTCAGTGTCACTGCTCCTTCCACGGCTGCCACAGCACCCCTCTCTCCCTCTGCACCAACCCTCAACTCAGCGCAGACAAACTCTAACGCAGCCACTCAACCCGCTCAGCCAGAGCAAGCTGCCGATGGTGAGGAAAAGGTAAGTCAGTCTACTTCATCTGCGCCTGCTGGATCAGTCACTCAATCAGAGGAAGAATCTGCTGATGAAGAAGAGGTTGTGGTCACTGGGGATCAAGAGTCAGGATATCGTGCTCCCAGTGCTGCGACGGCAACCAGAACAGATACTCCCCTACGAGACCTTCCTCAGTCAATTCAAGTCATACCTCAGCAGGTGATTCAGGATCAGCAGGTTACTCGTATTGGGGACGCAGTACGCAATGTCAGTGGTGTGACTGTGCTGCAAGGATATGGTGGCTCGACCGATAGATACACAATTCGGGGTTTAGAGGCTTCGAGTAACTTAAGAAACGGGTTTAGAGATGACGGGTTTCTCGCTTTTACTGATCCTGCTAACATCGAACGGATCGAAGTGCTCAAAGGTCCAGCCTCTGTTCTGTATGGACAGTTTGAGCCAGGCGGTGTGGTGAACTATGTCACGAAAAAACCGTTGAGTAATCCCTATTATTCCGGTGAGTTAAGGATTGGTAGCTACAACTTCTACCGTCCGTCGATCGATGTTTCGGGTCCCCTAACTCCAGATAAATCGGTTTTATATCGCTTAAATCTTGCCTACGAAAACGCAGGTAGTTTTCGCGACTTTGTCAACAATGAAGTTTTTGTCGCAGCTCCAGTCTTGACGTTCAAGCTCGGTAATGCCACAAATTTGGCTTTAGAGTACGAATACATCAAGATAGACCGAACCTTTGATCGCGGTTTTCCTTCCGAACCAGAGATTTTTAGGCTTCCGATTCGTCGATTTTTGGGAGAACCGAGCGACAGGTATCGCTTGACAGCGAACAAGCCCAGCTTGACTTTAGAGCATCAGTTTAGCCCAAACCTACGATTAAGAAGTGCATTCACAGCCCAAATCTTTGATGCCGATCGTTCTAATGCCCAAGCTCGCACATTTCGACTGCAACCCGACCGTGAAACCTTGCGACGCAGATACACAGTTTCTGAAGAGAAAGCCGAAGATTTTGGGCTGCAAACCGATTTGATTAGCAACTTCAATACTGGCTCTGTTAGACATGAGTTGTTAGCAGGAATTGAATTGAGCCGCAACACCTATGATGCTGTGTTGCGGCGTACCGAGTTTACTCCGATTAACATCTTCAATCCAGTTTACGGTTCTCCGATTCCGACTGATCTCGACACTGTATTTGATAACGATCGACGTAGCGACACACTTGGGATTTATTTACAGGATCAAATCGCGCTACTTCCCAATCTCAAACTGCTTGTTGGTGGTCGCCTCGATCTGATTGATTTCGAGAATGAAGACCGATTGATCGATACGACTTCTAGCCGTAACTACACCGCATTCTCGCCTCGCGTTGGAATTGTATATCAGCCGATCGAGCCCGTGTCGCTGTACGCCAGTTTTAGCCAATCGTTTAAGCCAAATGCTCTGGCAGTAACAAGCAGTGGAGGGTTGCTTGAACCTGAACGAGGAACACAGTACGAAGTTGGGGTGAAAAGTGAGCTATTAGGCGGTAGGCTTTCTGCTACTCTCGCGGCTTACAGTATTACGAAGACCAATGTCGCCACCACGGATCCCAATGATATTGATTTCTCGATCGCAGCCGGTGAAATTAAAAGTCGAGGCATCGAGCTAGATGTGGTCGGAAGACTCGCTCCGGGTTGGAATGTGATTGCCTCCTATGCCTATAATGATGCCTTTGTCAGCAAAGATAATAGTTTGCCTGTAGGTAGCAGACTGGTCAACGCGCCCCAACATAGTGCAAGCTTGTGGACAACCTATGAAATTCAAAGCGGCAGCTTGAAAGGATTAGGGTTCGGCGGCGGCATCTTTTTCGTGGGCGATCGCGAAGCCGAATTGCCGAACACGATCGAGCTGCCTTCGTTTGTGCGGGGCGATGCCACTATATTCTATCGGCGAAATAATTACCGCGCGGCAATCAACTTCAAAAATCTCTTCGGCACTCGATACTATGAAGCTCAAGGCTCTTTAGTGTATCCGGGCTCGCCTTTTACTGTAGTCGGTTCTCTCTCCGTCGAATTCTAA
- a CDS encoding IS982 family transposase, with the protein MEPIVSRLDVTALFCDVDDFCQTFEWAWAHQPQLPAMPGEKRCRSRLRLSEVMTIVIAFHASGARTFKDFYTLTVLPHWRKAFPNLVSYSRFVELMPWCLMLLCCFLMTRRSRMTGISFVDSTPIEVCHPARAHSHKLFKHQVGWGKSSTGWKFGFKLHLIINEHGELLAFKLTSANTDDRAPVPEMTQDLFGKLFGDRGYISQTLFEELYERGLHLITKRKRNMKQKLVKLIDKILLRKRSLIESVNDQLKNICQIEHSRHRSCWNFLVNLIAGLIAYTYQPKLPSLDLQPKGLSALPPAIF; encoded by the coding sequence ATGGAACCCATCGTATCGCGCCTCGACGTGACTGCTTTATTCTGCGACGTGGACGATTTCTGTCAAACGTTTGAGTGGGCATGGGCACATCAACCGCAACTTCCAGCAATGCCTGGAGAAAAACGCTGTCGCTCGCGCTTGCGTTTGAGTGAAGTGATGACCATTGTGATTGCCTTTCATGCTTCTGGGGCAAGAACGTTCAAAGATTTCTATACCCTGACGGTGCTGCCACATTGGCGCAAGGCGTTTCCGAATCTGGTCAGCTACAGTCGATTTGTGGAACTGATGCCGTGGTGTCTGATGCTGTTGTGCTGCTTCCTGATGACCCGACGCAGCAGAATGACTGGGATTTCCTTTGTCGATTCCACTCCAATTGAAGTGTGCCATCCAGCGCGTGCTCACAGCCACAAGCTGTTCAAACATCAGGTTGGTTGGGGCAAAAGCTCAACGGGTTGGAAGTTTGGCTTCAAATTGCATCTGATCATCAACGAACACGGAGAACTGCTAGCGTTCAAGCTCACCTCGGCGAACACTGACGACCGTGCTCCGGTGCCGGAAATGACCCAAGATCTCTTCGGCAAGCTATTTGGAGATCGCGGCTACATCTCACAGACGCTGTTTGAAGAACTGTACGAGCGCGGCTTGCACCTGATCACCAAACGCAAGCGCAACATGAAGCAGAAGCTCGTCAAGCTGATTGACAAGATTCTGCTGAGAAAGCGCTCGCTGATTGAGTCAGTCAACGACCAACTCAAGAACATTTGTCAGATTGAGCATTCGCGTCATCGCAGTTGTTGGAATTTCCTCGTCAATCTGATAGCAGGACTGATTGCTTACACTTATCAGCCCAAGTTACCCTCGCTCGACTTGCAACCAAAAGGTCTATCTGCTTTGCCCCCTGCCATCTTTTAG